The sequence below is a genomic window from Dehalococcoidales bacterium.
TTGGCCCACGTTTCCACGTTATTGAGGTTGCTCGGTTTGCCCCAGAGTCCTTGCTCCGAGGTGTGAATGTACTTGGCGCGGGGCTCGCCGACCTTGCCTTCCAGGGAGGCCATCAAAGCGGTGGACTCGCCGCAGACGAAGGCGCCGCCGCCGCGTTTTATCTTGATATGCAGGCTGTAGCCGGTGCCCATGATGTTATCGCCGAGGAGCCCGCAGGCTTCCGCCTGCTCGATGGCCAGGCGCATGTGGCGTACCGCCAGGGGGTATTCATTACGGATGTAAATAAAGCCTTCATGGCTGCCGATAGCGTAGGCCCCGATAATCATGCCTTCCAGCACGCTGTGAGGGTTGCCTTCCACCAGGCTGCGGTCCATGAAAGCGCCGGGGTCGCCTTCATCGGCGTTGCAGATAACGTATTTAACGTCCCCGTGAGCGTTGCGGGTGCTCTCCCACTTGCTGCCGGTGGGGAAGCCGGCGCCGCCGCGGCCTCTGAGGCCGGACTTCTTGACCTCTTCGATGACTTTTTCCGGGGCCATTTTCAGGGCTTTGGCCAGGGCGGTGTAGCCGCCGACCGCCAGATAATCCTCGATGGAGGTGGGGTCGATAAGGCCGTTGTTGCCGAAAACGAGGCGCTTTTGCAGCTTGTAGAAAGGCACCTCGTGCTCATGAGCGATTTTCTGATTGGTGGCGCGGTCGGTATAGAGCAGCCGCTCGATAACCTTGCCCTTGGCGATGGTCTCGGAGAATATCTCCGGGACATCCTTGACCCGGACGCGCTGGTAGAAGATATTTTCCGGTTTGATAACGACCAGGGGGCCGCGCTCACAAAAGCCGTGACAGCCGGATATGCGGATGCTGACCTTGCTTTCCAGCTTCTGCTTCTTCACTTCTTCCTGCAAGGCGGTGGTGACGGCCTGGCAGCCGTGAGCATGGCACCCCGTACCGTTGCAAACGGTAATCACGGCTTTATTTTTATCTATTTTGCCGACGATGCTTTTAATCAGGGTGTCGAGCTCACCCACGGTCTTTAATTTAGCCACTGGTGACTTCCTCCGCTAGTTAGTGATATTGGCTGAGTACGGGGCTTACTTTTTCCGGCGTCATCTCGCCGTGATAGTCATCTCCGATGATGACCATCGGACCAAGGGCGCAGGCACCCACGCAGTTGACGGTCTCCAGGGAAAATTTGAGGTCGGACGTAATACCGCCGGTCTTGATTCCCAGCTCTTTCTCAATCTGCGCCATGATCTTGTCCGCGCCGCGGACGTGGCAGGCCGTGCCCATGCAGACGCTGATAAGATTGCGCCCGCGCGGGGTAAGGCTGAAGGCCTTGAAGAAAGTGACCACGCTGTAAACGCGGCTCAAAGGCACGCCCAGACCGGCGCTTATTTCCGCCAGGGCTTCCTTGGGAAGATAGCCGATGGCCGCGTGGGTATCATGCAGGATATCTATCAGCGCCGATTTATCACGCTGGTAAGCATCCAGTATCTTGTTAACCCTGGGTTTTAGCTGCTTTACTGCCATGTTTCACATTCTCCAGTATTTTTCGATATTCCAACTCTACCCGCTGCTGTATCAGGGCGATAGTGTCTTCCGTCAGATGGCGGAACCGGCCCTGCCCTTTCAGGTAGTCCGTTACCGGCCGCAAAACGGGCATATCAACGCTCATTTTGTAAACGCCGTTCTCCACCTCAAAAAGCGGGAAAACACCGGTCTGCACGGCCAGGCGCGACTGGCGGTTGATGGTATCGGTGGGGCTGCGCCAGCCGGTGGGGCAAACGGAAAGGATGTGTACGTAGGCCGGGCCTTTGGTGGCTACCGCTTTGGCCACTTTCGCCATCAGGTCGAAGGGGTAGCCGTGGGTGGCGGTGGCAACGTAAGGGATGTTATGCGCCGCCGCGATGGCGGGCATATTTTTCTTCCAGCTGAACTGCCCGATGCTATTTTTACCGGCGGGAGAGGTGGTAGTGGAGGCGCCGAAAGGCGTGGAGGAAGAGCGCTGGACGCCGGTGTTCATGTAGGCTTCATTATCAAAGCAGATGTAGGTAAAATCGTGGCCGCGTTCCAGCGCGCCGGAAAGCGCCTGGAGGCCGATGTCCGAGGTGCCGCCGTCGCCGCCGATGGCGACTACTTTAGTGTTTTCCGGCAGCTGAGCGCCCTTGCGCCGCATGGCCTTGTAGGCGGCCTCGATGCCGGAAGCCACCGCCGCGGTGTTCTCGAACAGGGTGTGTATCCAGGGCAATTGCCAGCTGGTCAGCGGGAGCTGGGAGGAGAAGATTTCCGCGCAGCCGGTGGCGTTGACGACGATTACGTTGTTATCCAGGGCTTTAAACGCCTGGCGAATGGCCAGGGCTTCCCCGCAGCCGATGCAGGCGCGGTGCCCGGGCGCAAAGTTCTCCTCTTTTTTAACGAGCCGGGGAACATATATCGCGTATTTTTCCATTATTCCCTCACACCGTAGATTTCAAATTCGTTCCGGCTGCCTTTGGCCGCTATCTCCATGCCCTTTTTCACGATGTCCTTGTAGCCGTCTATGGTGGTATCGCGGCCGCCCAGGCTGATAATGTAGCTGACTACTTTGGGCTTTTTAGCCTGGTTATAGAGGGCGGATTTGACCTCCGAGGCTACCGGCCCGGCCGGCCCGCCGAAGGACATGGCGCGGTCGATGACGATAAGCACGTCCGCGTCCTTTACCGCCTCCCGCAGCTCCTCGAAGGGGAAGGGCCGCCATAAGCGCAGCCGTATCTGCCCCACGTCCAGCCCCGCCGCGCGCATCTCGTCGATAGCGACGGAAGCGGTCTCACCGGAGCTGCCCATGGTCATCAGCAGGACTTTAGCACCATCGCTGTGATACTTTTCCACGGGCATATATTTCCGGCCGAACGCTTTATCAAACTCGTCCCAGGCCTGGAGGATTACTTTTTTGGAGTTAACCAGATTGACCTGCTGCGCCCACTTGGTCTCCATGAAAATAGCCGGCGGGCCGAAATCGCCCATGGCTACCGGCCGGTCCGGGTTAAGGGGCAGGGGGAACCTGTTCTTGGGGAGGTATTTATCCACCTCTTCCTGGGTGGGAAAGATGATGGGTTCGATAACATGGGTAAGGTTAAAGCCGTCCAGGTGGACCATCACCGGCAACAGAACGCGCTGGTCTTCACCCACACGGAAAGCGATGATGGTGTTATCCAGCGCCTGCTGGCCGTTTTCCACCACTATTTGAATCCAGCCGGTGTCCCGGACAGACATCATATCAGAATGGTCGGCCCATATACTGAGGGGGGCGGATAAAGCGCGGTTGGCCACCGCCATGATAATTGGCAGGCGCATGGGCGCGGCCACATAGACTACCTCGTTCATCAGGGCCAGTCCCTGGCTGGCAGTGGCGGTAAAGGTGCGGGCGCCGGCCGCCGCCGAACCGAGACAGGCGCTCATGGCGGAATGCTCGGACTCCACGGGGACATATTCGGCGTCAAGCTCGCCGTTGGCAACCAACTCGGCCAGATGCTCCACGATGTGGGTCTGGGGGGTAATGGGGTAAGCCGCCACTACATCCGGATTACACATCTTGACGGCATCAGCCAGGGCGATGGAGACTTCAATACCGGTCTTAATGGTCATTACTCCACCTCCTCTATCATACTAATAACCCTGGGCCAGCATTCTTTGGCGCAGACGCCGCAGCCCTTGCAGTAATAAAGGTCGGCTTCAAAATAGCCTTCCTGGTTCTGCCCGATGCAGCCTTCCGGGCAGTAAAGAGCGCATAGTCCGCACTTGATGCACCTGGTGAAGTCGTAAGTGGGGCGTTGCGAGCGCCAGGTGCCGCTCTCGTACTCCCGGGCGCTGCCTGGCTCGGTCACGATGTTACCGATTTCCAGGTCTTTCCACGTCATTTCACTTTCGGATTTCGCCATCAATTACTCCTAAATCACTACTTGCTCGTAAGCGGTTTCCATTGCCTTGATATTGCGGTCACCCAGTTTGCCGAAACGCTTTTGCAGCGGGGCGTGAGTGGATTTT
It includes:
- a CDS encoding NuoF family protein, translated to MAKLKTVGELDTLIKSIVGKIDKNKAVITVCNGTGCHAHGCQAVTTALQEEVKKQKLESKVSIRISGCHGFCERGPLVVIKPENIFYQRVRVKDVPEIFSETIAKGKVIERLLYTDRATNQKIAHEHEVPFYKLQKRLVFGNNGLIDPTSIEDYLAVGGYTALAKALKMAPEKVIEEVKKSGLRGRGGAGFPTGSKWESTRNAHGDVKYVICNADEGDPGAFMDRSLVEGNPHSVLEGMIIGAYAIGSHEGFIYIRNEYPLAVRHMRLAIEQAEACGLLGDNIMGTGYSLHIKIKRGGGAFVCGESTALMASLEGKVGEPRAKYIHTSEQGLWGKPSNLNNVETWANVPLIINKGADWYSKIGTAGSKGTKIFALVGNISNTGLVEVPMGTTLRTIVYDIGGGIPKGRKFKAVQTGGPSGGMIPESLLDLPVDFDELTKAGSMMGSGGMIVMDDNTCMVEMARYYVTFLEGESCGKCLPCREGLRQMKYILDRITSGQGKEGDIALLEEISATLVDAALCQLGQSAPNPVISSIKHFRDEYEAHIKNKKCPAGVCKFGE
- the nuoE gene encoding NADH-quinone oxidoreductase subunit NuoE, translating into MAVKQLKPRVNKILDAYQRDKSALIDILHDTHAAIGYLPKEALAEISAGLGVPLSRVYSVVTFFKAFSLTPRGRNLISVCMGTACHVRGADKIMAQIEKELGIKTGGITSDLKFSLETVNCVGACALGPMVIIGDDYHGEMTPEKVSPVLSQYH
- a CDS encoding thiamine pyrophosphate-dependent enzyme — its product is MEKYAIYVPRLVKKEENFAPGHRACIGCGEALAIRQAFKALDNNVIVVNATGCAEIFSSQLPLTSWQLPWIHTLFENTAAVASGIEAAYKAMRRKGAQLPENTKVVAIGGDGGTSDIGLQALSGALERGHDFTYICFDNEAYMNTGVQRSSSTPFGASTTTSPAGKNSIGQFSWKKNMPAIAAAHNIPYVATATHGYPFDLMAKVAKAVATKGPAYVHILSVCPTGWRSPTDTINRQSRLAVQTGVFPLFEVENGVYKMSVDMPVLRPVTDYLKGQGRFRHLTEDTIALIQQRVELEYRKILENVKHGSKAAKTQG
- a CDS encoding transketolase C-terminal domain-containing protein; the protein is MTIKTGIEVSIALADAVKMCNPDVVAAYPITPQTHIVEHLAELVANGELDAEYVPVESEHSAMSACLGSAAAGARTFTATASQGLALMNEVVYVAAPMRLPIIMAVANRALSAPLSIWADHSDMMSVRDTGWIQIVVENGQQALDNTIIAFRVGEDQRVLLPVMVHLDGFNLTHVIEPIIFPTQEEVDKYLPKNRFPLPLNPDRPVAMGDFGPPAIFMETKWAQQVNLVNSKKVILQAWDEFDKAFGRKYMPVEKYHSDGAKVLLMTMGSSGETASVAIDEMRAAGLDVGQIRLRLWRPFPFEELREAVKDADVLIVIDRAMSFGGPAGPVASEVKSALYNQAKKPKVVSYIISLGGRDTTIDGYKDIVKKGMEIAAKGSRNEFEIYGVRE
- a CDS encoding 4Fe-4S binding protein; translation: MAKSESEMTWKDLEIGNIVTEPGSAREYESGTWRSQRPTYDFTRCIKCGLCALYCPEGCIGQNQEGYFEADLYYCKGCGVCAKECWPRVISMIEEVE